The Deltaproteobacteria bacterium genome contains a region encoding:
- a CDS encoding ABC transporter permease, with translation MSYLEFAAVAFDALKTNRLRSALTMLGVIIGVAAVILLVSLGEGTKNYVEEQFAGLGANILIVTPGKVETKGGPPLIGAAKHKLTLDDSNVLEKKGYLFGGVAPVVFGAAEVRYGSRSRNVTVLGVTKEFSDVRNIHVEVGNFVTDSDVEAKRRVCMLGRTVKRELFGNANALGQVVKISGARFRVMGIMERKGVSLGFDIDDIVFIPVRTAMDIFDTDALLEILISVRNKNDIDSGKELARSLLFKNHNRHEDFTITNQAAMLSSLFTILDTLTYVLGGIAAISLLVGGIGIMNIMLVTVKERTNEIGIRKAVGAKDRDILLQFLLESTALSAAGGIGGVLAGTLGAGLIRIAVPKLPVAIPPWSIVLAFTFSVFVGIFFGVYPARKAAALHPIEALRYE, from the coding sequence ATGAGCTACCTCGAATTCGCCGCAGTGGCGTTCGACGCCCTGAAGACGAACCGGCTTCGTTCCGCCCTGACGATGCTGGGGGTGATCATCGGCGTGGCGGCGGTCATACTCCTGGTGTCGCTCGGTGAAGGGACGAAAAACTACGTGGAGGAGCAGTTCGCCGGGCTTGGAGCGAACATCCTGATCGTCACCCCGGGCAAGGTCGAGACGAAGGGAGGACCGCCGCTGATCGGAGCGGCGAAGCACAAGCTGACGCTGGACGACTCGAACGTGCTTGAGAAGAAGGGATATCTCTTCGGAGGCGTCGCCCCGGTGGTCTTCGGCGCCGCGGAGGTCCGTTACGGGTCGAGGTCGCGCAACGTCACCGTCCTCGGGGTGACGAAGGAATTCTCCGACGTCAGGAACATCCACGTGGAGGTCGGCAACTTCGTCACCGATTCCGACGTGGAGGCGAAGCGCCGCGTATGCATGCTGGGCAGGACGGTGAAGCGGGAGTTGTTCGGCAACGCCAATGCGCTCGGGCAAGTCGTAAAGATATCGGGCGCGCGCTTCCGGGTTATGGGCATCATGGAGCGGAAAGGCGTGAGCCTGGGATTCGACATCGACGACATCGTGTTCATCCCGGTCCGCACCGCCATGGACATCTTCGACACGGATGCGCTGCTGGAAATCCTCATCTCCGTCAGGAACAAGAACGACATCGACAGCGGAAAGGAGCTCGCCCGTTCGCTCCTCTTCAAGAACCACAACCGGCACGAGGACTTCACGATCACCAACCAGGCGGCGATGCTTTCCTCCCTGTTCACGATCCTCGACACGCTCACCTACGTGCTCGGCGGGATCGCGGCCATCTCGCTGCTGGTCGGCGGGATCGGCATCATGAACATCATGCTGGTGACCGTCAAGGAGCGGACGAACGAAATCGGGATCCGCAAGGCCGTGGGCGCGAAGGACCGGGACATACTCCTCCAGTTCCTTCTCGAGTCGACCGCGCTCTCCGCGGCAGGCGGAATCGGCGGGGTGCTCGCGGGAACGCTGGGGGCGGGGCTTATCCGGATCGCGGTGCCGAAGCTCCCGGTGGCGATCCCCCCCTGGTCGATCGTTCTCGCCTTTACCTTTTCCGTGTTCGTCGGTATCTTCTTCGGAGTCTATCCCGCGCGGAAAGCTGCCGCGC
- a CDS encoding TolC family protein, whose protein sequence is MKPLVFFAVLFIVIAFSFSASIGHEGAAARYISIRECVEIALKNNIDIAVARAEKEIGEAGVPVEEAAFLPKFTGDLSASRSIAPTGSALDGSLALDQRAYKFDLGVKDLLRTGTALSLAFENQRQESSTSIALLSPQYNTALTLSATQPLLKNRGRQVTEAPLLIARAGASAKTEDWKAKVMDIVAAARSAFLSFASAVREVEVRRSALALAERLLLQTDARIESGAAAPIDRLPAEAAVAARKEELIRAEAAAQGSADELKTVLGMRSVNEWDEQLVPAPLQGDVAPPAAGETAEAAMRRRPEAAAQSGRKKQAELQEAVSRNRTLPSLDLTVSGGLSGLSGTPTPNPLFPTSAAAFTGNYGDSVDQMFSGRYYSWFVGLKSELPWRFDREKAEWARARSTLDEQRLLEEGLILKIRSEVRKARRDLESALERIAAARSSVTAASKKLEAEEEKLSLGRSTTVEVLRFQQDRSEALLSEARARTDAWLAQTRLWRAVGTILEREGITLR, encoded by the coding sequence TTTCCATCCGCGAGTGCGTGGAGATCGCACTTAAGAACAACATAGACATCGCCGTGGCGCGGGCGGAAAAGGAGATCGGAGAAGCCGGGGTGCCGGTCGAAGAGGCGGCATTCCTGCCGAAATTCACCGGGGACCTGTCGGCCTCCCGGTCGATTGCGCCCACCGGTTCCGCGCTCGACGGCAGCCTCGCCCTCGACCAGCGGGCCTACAAGTTCGACCTGGGCGTGAAGGACCTGCTCCGCACAGGCACGGCGCTCTCTCTTGCGTTCGAAAACCAGCGGCAGGAATCCAGCACATCGATCGCATTGCTCTCGCCGCAATACAACACCGCGCTCACCCTTTCGGCGACGCAGCCGCTTCTTAAAAACCGGGGAAGACAGGTGACGGAAGCTCCTCTCCTGATCGCGCGCGCCGGGGCGTCGGCGAAAACGGAGGACTGGAAGGCGAAGGTGATGGACATCGTTGCGGCCGCCCGATCGGCTTTCCTTTCTTTCGCGTCCGCCGTCCGGGAGGTGGAAGTCCGCAGATCCGCCCTTGCGCTGGCGGAGCGGCTTTTGCTCCAAACGGATGCGAGGATAGAATCCGGTGCGGCGGCCCCCATCGACCGGCTCCCTGCGGAAGCTGCGGTCGCGGCCCGCAAGGAAGAGCTGATCCGTGCGGAAGCCGCGGCGCAGGGCTCGGCCGACGAACTGAAAACCGTCCTCGGGATGCGTTCGGTGAATGAATGGGATGAGCAGCTTGTTCCAGCGCCGCTGCAGGGAGACGTCGCTCCTCCGGCCGCCGGCGAAACGGCGGAAGCGGCTATGCGGCGGCGTCCCGAGGCCGCGGCGCAATCCGGGCGGAAGAAACAGGCGGAACTACAGGAGGCCGTCTCGCGGAACCGTACCCTCCCCTCGCTCGACCTGACCGTATCCGGCGGGCTTTCCGGCCTCTCCGGAACACCGACCCCTAACCCGTTGTTCCCCACCTCGGCTGCCGCATTCACCGGGAACTACGGGGACAGCGTCGACCAGATGTTCTCGGGTAGATACTACAGCTGGTTCGTGGGCCTGAAGTCGGAACTTCCCTGGCGTTTCGACAGGGAAAAGGCGGAATGGGCTCGCGCAAGGTCGACGCTCGACGAGCAGCGCCTTCTTGAGGAAGGGCTTATCCTGAAGATCCGGTCGGAAGTGCGGAAAGCGAGGCGGGACCTCGAGTCGGCGCTTGAGCGGATTGCCGCCGCCAGGTCGTCCGTTACGGCGGCATCGAAGAAGCTTGAGGCGGAAGAAGAGAAGCTTTCCCTCGGCAGGTCGACCACAGTCGAAGTCCTGCGGTTCCAGCAGGACAGGTCGGAAGCCCTTCTATCGGAAGCACGCGCGCGGACGGACGCATGGCTTGCGCAAACCCGCCTGTGGCGGGCGGTCGGGACGATACTGGAACGGGAGGGGATAACCCTTCGATGA
- a CDS encoding ABC transporter ATP-binding protein, whose product MRAGEPLLRLRKVGKIYEAGAQPVVGLDGVDLDIFHGDFLAVMGPSGSGKSTLMNILGCLDVPTTGVYEIKGMPVSSLSPEALADLRNREIGFIFQVFHLLPRYTAQRNVELPLLYAGVGREERAARALEALKSVGIEDRKGHLSNQLSGGQKQKVAIARALVNRPSLLLADEPTGNLDSKSGEELLAILTRLNGEGSTIVLVTHDLAIARSAKKIVYIIDGRLVTSEEYREIRG is encoded by the coding sequence ATGCGGGCTGGTGAGCCGCTTCTCCGTCTCCGTAAGGTAGGCAAGATCTACGAGGCCGGCGCGCAGCCGGTCGTGGGCCTCGACGGCGTCGACCTGGATATCTTTCACGGCGATTTCCTTGCCGTAATGGGGCCGTCCGGGTCGGGGAAATCCACCCTCATGAACATCCTGGGCTGCCTGGACGTTCCGACCACGGGCGTGTACGAGATCAAGGGAATGCCGGTGTCGAGCCTTTCGCCGGAAGCCCTTGCGGACTTGCGCAACCGCGAGATCGGTTTCATCTTCCAGGTGTTCCACCTGCTTCCCCGGTACACTGCACAGAGGAACGTGGAGCTTCCGCTCCTTTATGCGGGGGTCGGTCGCGAGGAGCGGGCGGCCCGGGCGCTGGAGGCGCTCAAGTCCGTCGGGATCGAGGACCGGAAGGGGCATCTTTCGAATCAGCTTTCCGGCGGACAGAAACAGAAGGTGGCGATCGCCAGGGCTCTCGTGAACCGCCCCTCGCTGCTTCTGGCCGACGAGCCGACCGGAAATCTGGACTCCAAATCGGGCGAGGAACTGCTTGCCATACTGACGCGCCTGAACGGGGAAGGCTCGACGATCGTCCTCGTCACGCACGACCTCGCCATCGCGAGAAGCGCGAAAAAGATCGTCTACATCATCGACGGGCGGCTGGTGACCTCCGAGGAATACCGGGAGATCCGGGGATGA
- a CDS encoding efflux RND transporter periplasmic adaptor subunit — translation MKTRQKWLIGGSALLVAAIFAGYFGFSSPVEVDVFAARKGPIEEYVTAVSAGTVKSRHESVLSAEVGGRAVSVPVVEGTQARKGDLLALLSDPELDRQVDSAQADILSAQEGLRQAEAKRDEAERKFRAETGRAANNLRKSKEDHVRASALFKRGFLSKSDMEQADTLLANAEEEARFAAAGEATVRAIEREIGSLKARVESARAKALSLADRKAKLRISAPYAGIVTKKTVEVGETKTPGSPLFVLADPGDIFIEAPIDESESAKIKVGQKARLYPDAYLGESFPGQVSEIKPTVEVSKEVSRANTIRLIAPSPPKPLRLGMSVDVEVLTGGKDNVLLAPSSAVMEREGQKFVYVAENGKVARKNVTTGISNWEWTEILGGISPGDTVITSLEIKNLAPGSRVGIRSR, via the coding sequence ATGAAGACCCGTCAAAAGTGGCTGATCGGCGGAAGCGCGCTGCTGGTCGCGGCAATCTTCGCAGGTTATTTCGGTTTCTCTTCGCCGGTCGAAGTCGACGTCTTCGCAGCCAGGAAAGGACCGATCGAGGAGTACGTGACCGCCGTCTCCGCGGGCACGGTCAAATCGCGGCATGAATCGGTCCTTTCCGCCGAAGTCGGGGGTCGTGCGGTGAGCGTGCCGGTAGTCGAAGGGACGCAGGCACGCAAGGGCGACCTGCTGGCCCTGCTGTCGGACCCGGAGCTGGACCGGCAGGTCGATTCCGCGCAGGCGGACATCCTCTCCGCGCAGGAGGGGCTGCGGCAGGCGGAGGCGAAGCGGGACGAGGCGGAAAGAAAGTTCCGCGCGGAAACGGGGCGCGCCGCCAACAACCTTCGCAAGTCGAAGGAGGACCACGTCCGCGCCTCCGCGTTGTTCAAGCGAGGGTTTCTATCGAAATCGGACATGGAACAGGCCGACACGCTGCTCGCGAACGCGGAAGAGGAGGCCAGGTTCGCCGCGGCGGGCGAAGCGACGGTACGGGCGATCGAGCGGGAAATCGGGTCCCTGAAAGCCCGCGTGGAATCCGCCAGGGCGAAAGCGCTCTCGCTTGCGGACCGGAAGGCGAAGCTGCGCATATCGGCGCCCTATGCGGGAATAGTGACGAAAAAGACCGTCGAGGTGGGAGAAACCAAAACCCCGGGCTCTCCCCTCTTCGTCCTGGCCGATCCGGGAGACATCTTCATCGAAGCGCCGATCGACGAATCGGAATCGGCCAAGATCAAGGTCGGTCAAAAAGCGAGGCTCTATCCGGACGCCTATCTCGGAGAGTCGTTCCCCGGGCAGGTTTCGGAGATAAAGCCTACCGTCGAGGTTTCGAAGGAAGTTTCCCGCGCCAATACGATCCGCCTGATCGCGCCGTCCCCTCCCAAGCCGCTCCGCCTGGGGATGTCCGTCGATGTGGAGGTGCTGACCGGCGGGAAGGACAACGTGCTGCTCGCCCCCTCCTCCGCCGTGATGGAGCGGGAAGGGCAGAAATTCGTCTACGTCGCGGAAAACGGGAAGGTCGCACGGAAGAACGTGACGACGGGGATCTCCAACTGGGAATGGACGGAGATTCTCGGCGGAATCTCTCCGGGGGATACAGTCATCACTTCCCTCGAGATCAAGAACCTGGCCCCCGGGAGCCGTGTTGGAATCCGCAGCCGCTAG